GCGGCGGGCAAGAAGGTCATCATCTCCATCGGCGGCCAGAACGGCACGATCTCGGTGAGCGACTCCGCGTCGGCCACCAACTTCGCCAACTCGGTCTACTCGCTGATGCAGACGTACGGCTTCGACGGCGTCGACATCGACCTGGAGAACGGTCTCAACGCGACCTACATGTCGCAGGCCCTGCGGTCCCTGTCCGCGAAGGCCGGCGCGTCCCTGGTCATCACGATGGCCCCGCAGACGATCGACATGCAGTCCACGTCGAACGGGTACTTCCAGACGGCGCTGAACATCAAGGACATCCTCACCGTCGTCAACATGCAGTACTACAACAGCGGTTCGATGCTCGGCTGCGACGGCAAGGTGTACTCGCAGGGCTCGGTCGACTTCCTGACGGCGCTCGCCTGCATCCAGCTCGAAGGCGGCCTCGCGCCCTCGCAGGTCGGCCTCGGTCTCCCCGCCTCCACCAGCGGCGCGGGCAGCGGCTACGTCTCCCCGTCCATCGTGAACAACGCCCTCGACTGCCTGGCCAAGGGCACCAACTGCGGTTCGTTCAAGCCCTCCAAGACCTACCCGGGTCTGCGCGGCGCGATGACCTGGTCCACCAACTGGGACGCGTCGGCGGGCAACGCCTGGTCGAACGCGGTCGGCCCGCACGTCCACGCGATGTAACCCCGCTCCCACCACCCGGCACCCCTGACGCACGGCCCTTCCCCTTCACCCCGTTCCCCGCATCCGCAGGGAGCGGGGTGAAACATTTCCGGGTCCCGGCGCATCAGTTAAGTGACGGCGTCGAGTTCACGGCCACCCGGGGGAGTCGGATGAGGAAGGTTCAGGGGGACGGGTACGCGGAGTTCGCGGGTGCCCGGGCGGGGCATCTGTACCGGTCCGCCTGTCTGCTGACCGGCGGGGACGTCCATCTGGCCGAGGATCTCGTGCAGGAGGCGCTCGGGCGGATGTACGTGAGCTGGGGGCGGGTGTCCCGCAGCGACAACCCGGCGGCGTACGCGCAGACCGTGCTGACCCGTACGTTCCTCGCGCACCGCCGGTTACGCAGCAGTTCGGAGCGCGCGACGGACGTGTTCCCCGACCTTCCCGACCCCGCCGGCGGCGGTGGCGACACACCGCTGCGGCTCACCCTCGTCGAGGCGCTGCGCGGGCTGCCGCCGAAGGACCGGGCCGTCGTCGTCCTGCGCTACTGGGAGGACCGCAGCGTCGAGGAGACGGCCGAGGTGATGCGCACCAGCTCGGCCGCCGTCCGCACCCGCAGCGTCCGGGCGCTGGCCCGGCTCCGCACGGTCCTGGGCGGCAGCCTCAGCGAGCACGTGGCGCCCTGAGGGGACCGTTCCCCCGTCCTTCCCCTCCCCCGCTCGCCCTTCTCCCCCCCCCTGCTTCCTCTCCTTCACCAGAAAGGGTGGTTCCCCATGCCCCTCGACGACTCTCCCGCCGACGACCTCTTCGAGGAGCGGCTCGGCAACGCCCTGCACCGGACCGGCAACGGGTTCGACCCCGACCGGCGCGCGCTGGCCGCGAAGGGCGAGGCACGGGGACGGCGGCTGCGGTCGCGGCGCCGGATCGCGGTGACCGGGAGCGTGGCCGGGCTCGCGCTCGTCGGGGTCGGCGGGGCGCTGCTGCTGCCCGGCACGGACGCCGGACGGGCCCCGGTGGCCGCGGCCACCTCGAAGTCCGGCACGGAGAAGCACAGCCGGATGTCGGCCGCCGACATGATCCGCGCCCTCGAAAGGACGCTCCCCAAGGGCAGGTTCAGCGAAGAGGCGGGCCGCCCCACGGATCATCCGCTGGGCCCGTACGCGTACGCCGTCTACGACGACGGACACGGCAAGACCGCGGTCTCGGTCGCGGTGAGCCTGGTGGACCCGGCGAGCCCGGAGGCCGGGGAGGCGGTCACCTGCCCGGACAGGAGCGCGGCGGGATACGACGCGTGCCACACGAGCACGCTCCGGGACGGCTCGCGCCTGATGATCTTCCAGGGCTACGAGTACCCGGACCGGCGCGCCGACACGAAGTACTGGTACGCCCAGCTCCTCACCCCGACCGGCCGGCAGGTCACCGTCTCCGAGTGGAACGCCGCCGCCGAGAAGGACAGCCCCGTCACCCGCCCGGAACCCCCGCTGTCGCCCGCCGGGTTGAAGCAGGCCGCGACGGCCGCCGTGTGGCGGACCGCGGCCGGCCTGATGCCGAAGCCGTCCGAACCGGCGGCGCCCACGACGACAGCACACCCGGCGGCCGACGGCGAGGCCGTCCTGGACCAGCTGGTCTCGCTCCTCCCCGCGGACGTCACCGTGACGTCGCGGGGGGCCGACGACCAGGAGTACGCCTGGGTGGTCGTCGACGACGGCAAGGGCCGCAGCCTGGTGCAGATCAACGTGCAGCCGAACATGGGCGACGTGGAGGGCCAGCTGTTCGGCGGCGCCGAGACCCTGCCCGACGGCACGAAGGTCGTCACGAAGAAGGCGCCCGGCGAGAAGGGCGGCGCCGGGGTGGTGATGTGGACCGCCGACACGATCCGGCCGGACGGGCTGCGCGTGGTGGTCTCCGCGTTCAACACCGACCGTCAGGACGCCGCGGCCACCCGGACGGCCCCGGCCCTGACGCTCTCCGAGCTGAAGGCGATCGCGACCGGCGCGCAGTGGTCGGGCCTGTCCTAGCGGACGTCTAGAGGAAGTCCGCCCACGGCTGGTCCCAGACCTGTTTGACGCACAGGACCAGGAACAGCACGCCCGCGATCACGAGCATGGAGTTGCTCAGCGGCCCGTTGCGCCATTCACGCGGTGTGCGGGAGGAGTTGAGGAGGCGGAGCAGGGTCAGGGCGAGGAAGGGCAGGAAGGCCGCGCCCAGCACCCCGTACAGGATGACCAGGCGGAACGGCTGGCCCTGGAAGACGAGGACGATCGGCGGGAAGGTCAGCCACAGGAGGTACCCGCGGAAGGCCCAGGACCGGTCGTGCCGGCCCGCCGCCACCTCCTCGGCCCCTTCCCCGCCGCCGCCGCGGTAGTGCGCGACGAAGTCCGCGAACATCAGGCTCACGCCGTGCCAGACCCCGATCAGCGAGGTGAACGAGGTGGCGAAGAACCCGATGAGGAAGAACTTCGCGGTCGCCGTGCCGTATTCGGCCGCCAGGATGTCACCGAGCTGGATCAGGCCCTTGTCGCCGCTCGCGATGGCCACGTGGGAGGAGTGGAGCATCTCCGCGCCGACGAAGAGCATCGCGATCACGAAGATGCCCGTGGTGGCGTAGGCGACACGGTTGTCGAGCCGCATGACCTTCATCCAGCCGGTGTCGGTCCAGCCCTTGGCGTTGACCCAGTAGCCGTAGGCGGCCAGCGTGATGGTGCCGCCGACCCCGCCGATCAGACCGAGGGTGTTGAGGACGGAGTCCTTCTCGTCGGGGAGGACGGGCAGCAGGCCGGCGAAGGCCTCCGGCAGGTTCGGCGTGACGCGGATCGCGAGGTACACCGTCACCACGAACATGACGCCCACCAGGACCGTCATGACCTTCTCGAAGACCGCGTACTTGTTGAACCAGACGAAGACGAGACCGACCAGCCCGCAGGCCACGCCCCACCAGGGGAGGCCCATGACGTGGGGGAACAGCGCCTGGAGGGGCAGCGCGCTCGACGACATCGCGGCGGCGCCGTAGACGAAGCCCCAGACGACCACGTAGACGACGAAGAAGTACGTGGTCCAGCGGCCGAGGCTCGCCCAGCCGTCGAAGAGGGTGCGGCCGGTGGACAGGTGCCAGCGGCCCGCCGCCTCGGCCAGCGAGATCTTGACGAGGCAGCCGATGACGGCGGCCCACAGCAGCGTGTAGCCGAAGCTGCTGCCCGCGATCAGCGTCGCGACGAGGTCCCCCGCCCCGACGCCGGTGGCCGCGACGACGATGCCGGGCCCGATGTACCTCCAACTGGACCTGCGGGGGCGGGAGACGGCCGGGCCGGTCTCCCCTGGCGCTGACGTGCCGGTGGTCTCCGTCATGCGGTTCAAGAAAGCGCAAAGGCGGGGGCGGGCACAAGGGCGCGTAGGCCGATCGCCACGCGATGTGCACAGCGCGGTACCAGAGCCCGCACCTCGGACGGCGCGCCCGGACCACCTTCCGGCGGCCCCCACCCGCGGCCGGTTCCCGTCACCCCTTCACGGGATGTCTTGACCTGCTCATGCCATAGCCGCACGATGAGCCCCACATCCGCACCGGCACGTCGCCATGAACCACCCCCCGCTCCACTCCACCATTCCGGGAAGACACCGGAATTCCAGGAGAATCCAGGAGATTTCATGCGACTTCGCACACGCGGCCGCGGCAGCCCCCACGGAGCGCGAAGAGGCGGACGGCGCACCGCCGCACTCGCCGTCCTCGCGGCCCTCGCCCTCGCGGCCCCCCTCACCGCCACCGCCACCGACGCCACCGCGAACGGCGCACGGACCCCCGCGTCCTCACCCGACGACATCCGCCAGTACGAGATCCACCAGGCCTCGACTCCGGTGTCCCGTACGGCGATCCAGCGATCGGGCGTCACCGTGGACGAGTCCGACGAGGAGACCGTCGTGGTCTCGGGCCGCGCCGACCAGATCACCGCGCTGCGCCGCCAGGGGTACACCGTCTCCCCGCTGGGCGCGGCACCCGACCGCGCCGCCGGAAGCGGCGGCACCCGCCTCTTCGACTTCCCGACGGCCGACGCGAAGTACCACAACTACGCCGAGGCGAACGCCGAGATCGACCAGCGGCTGGCGGCCTACCCGGCCATCATGAGCAAACGGGTGATCGGCCGGTCCTACCAGGGCCGCGACATCATCGCCGTCAAGGTCAGCGACAACGTCGGCACGGACGAGAACGAGCCCGAGGTCCTCCTCACCTTCCACCAGCACGCCCGCGAGCACCTCACGGTGGAGATGGCGCTGTATCTCCTGCGCGAACTCGGGGCCGGCTACGGCGGCGACGCGCGCGTGACGAGCATGGTGAACAACCGTGAGATCTGGATCGTCCCGGACCTCAACCCGGACGGCGGCGAGTACGACATCGCGACCGGCTCCTACCGCTCGTGGCGCAAGAACCGGCAGCCCAACTCCGGTTCCTCGTACGTCGGCACGGACCTGAACCGCAACTGGAACTACAAGTGGGGCTGCTGCGGCGGCTCTTCGGGCTCCACGTCCTCGGAGACCTACCGGGGCGCGTCCGCCGAGTCGGCGCCCGAGGTGAAGGTCGTCGCCGACTTCGTCCGCGGCCGGGTCGTCGGCGGCAAACAGCAGATCACCGCCGGGATCGACTTCCACACGTACAGCGAACTGGTG
The window above is part of the Streptomyces sp. NBC_01428 genome. Proteins encoded here:
- a CDS encoding SigE family RNA polymerase sigma factor, which gives rise to MRKVQGDGYAEFAGARAGHLYRSACLLTGGDVHLAEDLVQEALGRMYVSWGRVSRSDNPAAYAQTVLTRTFLAHRRLRSSSERATDVFPDLPDPAGGGGDTPLRLTLVEALRGLPPKDRAVVVLRYWEDRSVEETAEVMRTSSAAVRTRSVRALARLRTVLGGSLSEHVAP
- a CDS encoding Nramp family divalent metal transporter — its product is MTETTGTSAPGETGPAVSRPRRSSWRYIGPGIVVAATGVGAGDLVATLIAGSSFGYTLLWAAVIGCLVKISLAEAAGRWHLSTGRTLFDGWASLGRWTTYFFVVYVVVWGFVYGAAAMSSSALPLQALFPHVMGLPWWGVACGLVGLVFVWFNKYAVFEKVMTVLVGVMFVVTVYLAIRVTPNLPEAFAGLLPVLPDEKDSVLNTLGLIGGVGGTITLAAYGYWVNAKGWTDTGWMKVMRLDNRVAYATTGIFVIAMLFVGAEMLHSSHVAIASGDKGLIQLGDILAAEYGTATAKFFLIGFFATSFTSLIGVWHGVSLMFADFVAHYRGGGGEGAEEVAAGRHDRSWAFRGYLLWLTFPPIVLVFQGQPFRLVILYGVLGAAFLPFLALTLLRLLNSSRTPREWRNGPLSNSMLVIAGVLFLVLCVKQVWDQPWADFL
- a CDS encoding M14 family metallopeptidase, with translation MRLRTRGRGSPHGARRGGRRTAALAVLAALALAAPLTATATDATANGARTPASSPDDIRQYEIHQASTPVSRTAIQRSGVTVDESDEETVVVSGRADQITALRRQGYTVSPLGAAPDRAAGSGGTRLFDFPTADAKYHNYAEANAEIDQRLAAYPAIMSKRVIGRSYQGRDIIAVKVSDNVGTDENEPEVLLTFHQHAREHLTVEMALYLLRELGAGYGGDARVTSMVNNREIWIVPDLNPDGGEYDIATGSYRSWRKNRQPNSGSSYVGTDLNRNWNYKWGCCGGSSGSTSSETYRGASAESAPEVKVVADFVRGRVVGGKQQITAGIDFHTYSELVLWPFGYTYSDTATGMTADDQNAFRTVGRKMAASNGYTAEQSSDLYITDGSIDDYLWGTQKIFDFTFEMYPTSSSGGGFYPPDEVIERETSRNRDAVLQLLENADCMYRSIGKAAQYCA